The sequence below is a genomic window from Cobetia sp. cqz5-12.
GTCTCGCTGTCAGGGGTGCTGGCCTTCGGGGGTGTCGGCGGTATCGCGGTCGGCTTTGCGGCGCGGGATCTGCTGGCCAACTTCTTCGGTGCCCTGATGATCCATCTCGACCGGCCCTTCAAGGTCGGCGACTGGATCCGCTCCCCGGACCGCGAGATCGAGGGCACCGTCGAGGATATCGGTTGGCGCCTGACGCGCATCCGCACCTTCGACATGCGGCCCCTCTACGTGCCGAACGCCATCTTTACCAGCATCTCGGTGGAGAATCCGTCGCGCATGTACAACCGCCGCATCTTCGAGACCGTGGGGCTGCGCTATGAGGATGCCGCCCAGGTCGGCCCCATCGTTGCCGCGGTACGCGAGATGCTGGAAGGCCATGACGAGATCGACCAGACGCGCACCCAGATCGTGAACTTCACCACCTACGGTGAGCATTCGCTGAACTTCTTCGTCTATGTCTTCACGCGCACCACCGACTGGGTGAAGTACCACGCGATCAAGCAGGATGTCCTGCTCAAGGTGCACGACATCATCCGTGAGCATGATGCCCAGGTGGCGCTGCCGGGGCAGCGTCTGCACTTTGCCGATGTACTGTCCTTCGAAGGACGCCACCATGAACACGACGCCGAGGCAGAGAACGCCGCGGCGTCATCAGACACGCAGACGCGCGGGTCCCGCCGCCGTTCTGATTCAACCGCCGCTGCTACATCCTCTTCTGCGCCTGTCCGGCGTGGAGATGAGGCCAGTGACACCCAGGAAACTCCCGATGCTGACTCCGACGCCTGAGACTCTCACCGCCCTGCATGACGAAATGCGTGAGGTGATGGACAACGCCGATTGCCTGATCCCGCAAGCTGACCTTGAAGTGGCACTCGACCGCATGGCCGTTGAGCTGACGGAACACCTCGGCGATCGCATGCCGATCTTCTATTGCGTGATGAACGGCGGCCTGATCACCGCCGGCCAGCTGCTGACCCGTCTCGACTTCCCGCTGGAAGTCGATTATCTGCACGCCACTCGCTATCGTGGCGCGATGCGCGGCGGCGAGCTGTTCTGGCGCGTCAACCCGGAACTGCCGATGGCCGGCCGCGACGTGGTGATCGTCGATGACATCCTCGATGAAGGAGGCACCCTGGCCGCGATCCTCGAGTATTGCCGTGAAGCCGGCGCGCGCAGCGTGTCCAGCTGCGTGCTGGTCGACAAGAAGCATGACCGCAAGGCCTTCCCGGGCTTCAAGGCCGACTTCTGTGGGTTGGACGTCGAAGACCGCTTTCTGTTCGGCTTCGGCATGGACTACAAGGGTTACTGGCGTAACGCGCCGGGCATCTACGCGCCCAAGGGTCTGTAGACCAGAGATCTGTAGCCCAAGGAGCTGCATCAGGACCTGCCCGATGGCAGTCGCCATCGCCGGCTGACATCGCCATCGCGTGCGATAGCCATCGTCAACGCTGGCATTCAATCACCACCCGCCCGGGCAACCGCGGCGGGTGGTGTCGTTTTCGGGGCCTTTTCTGTTCTCTTGACGCAAGACATGACGATTGTGCTTGTCGTTGTCGGTTGGCTCGGAGTAGCGTTCGCTGAGGGGGGGGGGCGGAGGGTCCGGTCCCGAGAGGTTCCTGCACACGGGTGGCAAGGAGGCGGGCGATGCTGGCGGTGATCGGTGGGACGGGGTTCGGCAGTTGGGTGGGGATGGAAGTGCTCAAGCGCGGCGGTCAGGAAACGCCCCTGGGGGCGGCCTCCTGTGGTGTCGTGGAGGGGCGTCTGAATGGGCAGCCGCTGCTGTTCCTGGCTCGTCATGGTCAGCCGCACAAGGTGCCACCGCATCGCATCAACTATCGCGCCAATCTATGGGCGCTCAAACAAGCGGGCGCAACCCATGTGGTGGGAGTCAACTGCGTGTCCGGTATCGACCCGACGCTGACCCCGGGCACGCTGGTGGTGCCGGACCAACTGATCGATTACACCACCGGTCGCGAGGGCTCGTTCTTCGATGGGCGTTTCAAGCCGTTTCAGCATGTGTCGTTCGCCTGGCCGTATCATCGGGTCTGGCGCGAGGAACTGCATGCGGCGGCGGCCGAGGCGGGGCTGCCCCTCACGGCCGGCGGGGTGCTGGGCGTGGTGCAGGGGCCGCGCCTGGAAACGGCTGCCGAGATCCGCCTGATGGCGCGCGATGGCAATACGCTGGTCGGCATGACAGGCATGCCCGAGGCCGTACTGGCCCGTGAGCTCGAGATGGAATATGCCAGCCTGTGTCTGGTGATCAGCCATGCCGCAGGCGTCGGCGAAGAGGAGCCGACCCGCGCGGGCACGGAGTCCGTTATCGAGGCTGGCATGCCCAGGGTGCAGTGCTTGCTGGCAGCGCTTCTGGCGCGCCATGCGTGAGGCGCTTGTCCCCTGAGAGGTGCGGCGGTCTGACTACCAGAAAAAACGGCCTGCATCCGCGATGCAGGCCGTTTTCATGTTCTGCGCATTTTCACGTGCACAGAGGTGAGTGGGTGGGTCAGGCGGCCTTGGTCTTGGCGTTGAGCAGGTCCAGCAAGGTCTCACAGAAACTGAAGCGTTTCTCGGCGTCATCCATGTCGGTAGCGAAGCGCAGGGTGTCGGCGCCTTCCAGCTTGTAGACATCCGACTGGCGCTGGATCAGGTTGACCAGCGTCAGCGGATCGACCGGCGTCTGGGCGCCGAAGATGATGCGACCCCGCCCGGCGCCGGCCTCCAGCTTGATGATGCCCAGGGCCTGGGCGCGCTGGCGCAGCTGGGTCTGGCGGAACAGGGTCTTGACCGGTTCCGGCAGCAGGCCGAAACGGTCGATCATCTCGACCTGCAGTTCGCGCAGGTCGCTTGCGTTCTCGGCGTTGCTGATGCGCTTGTACATCATCAGACGCTGCTGGACGTCGTGCAGATAATCGGCCGGAATCAGTGCCGGCAGATTGAGGCTGACCTCGACGCCTTCATCCAGCGGCGACTCGATATTGGGCGTCTTGCCTGCCTTGATGGCCTTCACGGCGCGATCGAGCATCTCCATGTACAGCGAGTAACCGATGGTTTCCATCTGGCCGGACTGCTCGTCACCCAGCAGCTCACCCGCGCCGCGGATCTCCATGTCATGGGAGGCCAGCGTGAAGCCGGCACCGAGGTCCTGGGATTCGCTGATCGCCTCCAGGCGCTTGACCGCATCGCGGGTCATCGCCTTGGGGTGCGGGGTCAGCAGGTAGGCGTAGGCCTGGTGGTGCGAGCGCCCGACGCGGCCACGCAGCTGATGCAGCTGGGCCAGGCCGAACTTGTCGGCGCGCTCGATGATGATGGTGTTGGCGCTCGGGATGTCGATGCCGGTCTCGATGATGGTCGAGCACACCAGCACGTTGAAGCGCTTGTGATAGAAGTCCGACATGCGCCGCTCCAGGCTACGCTCCGGCAGCTGGCCGTGGGCGACGCCGACATTGGCCTCCGGCACCAGCTCCGCGATGCGCGCGGCGCTCTCCTCGATGGTCTTGACCTCATTGTGCAGCACGTAGACCTGCCCGCCGCGTAGCAGCTCGCGCAGGATGGCTTCCTTGACCACGCCGTCGTTGCGCTGCTGCACGAAAGTCTTCACCGACAGGCGACGCGCCGGCGGCGTGGCGATGATGGACAGGTCGCGGATGCCGCTCATCGCCATGTTCAGCGTGCGCGGAATCGGCGTGGCGGTCAGGGTCAGGATGTCGACCTCGGCGCGCAGACTCTTGAGGCGCTCCTTCTGGGAGACGCCGAAGCGGTGCTCCTCATCGATGATCAGAAGCCCCATGTTGGGCAGCTCCAGCGACTTTGAGAGCAGCTTGTGGGTGCCGATCACGATATCGGCCTGGCCGTTCCTGATGCGCTCGAGCGAAGCTTCCTGGCCCTTGCCGCTGGTGAAGCGCGACAGCAGGGCGATCTCCACCGCGGTGTCGGCGAAGCGGTCGCGGAAGTTGTCGTAGTGCTGCTGGGCGAGCAGGGTGGTGGGCACCAGCACCACCACCTGTCGGCCGGCATTGACGGCGAGGAAGGCGGCGCGCATCGCGACTTCCGTCTTGCCGAAGCCGACATCGCCACATACCACGCGATCCATCGGCTGGGGGGCGCACATGTCCTGGATCACCGCGCCGATGGTCTGCGCCTGGTCCGGAGTTTCCTCGAAGGGGAAGCTGGCCGCGAAGCGTGCATAGTCCTCGGCGGGGAAGTCGCAGGCATGGCCGACACGCGCCTCGCGGCGTGCATAGACATCCAGCAGCTCGGCGGCGGTATCGCGGATCTTCTCGGCCGCCTTGCGCTTGGCCTTCTCCCACTGCTCGGAGCCCAGCTTGTGCAGCGGTGCCAGCTCGTCGCTGGCCCCGGAATAGCGTGAGATCAGGTGCAGGCTGTCCACCGGCACGTAGAGCTTGGCGCCATCGGCGTATTCGAGGGCGAGGAACTCGGCCTCCTGGCCACCGGCGTTGATGGTCTCCAGCCCCAGATAGCGGCCGACGCCGTGGGTGTGGTGCACCACTGGCGCGCCTTCACGCAGCTCCGAGAGGTGTCGCACGGCCAGCTCGTTGTCATCGGTGGCGCGCGCCTGGCGGCGGCTCTGACGTACCACTTCGCCGTAAAGCTCGGTCTCGGTGATGACCACCAGCCCCTTGTAACTGTCGGTGTCATCACTGGACAGCGCATCTTCTCCCTGCGTGCTGGCCACCCAGGTGCCATGCGTCAGGCCACCGACGGTCAGGCCAACGGCGGCTGGGCTATCCACGAAGTGCTCGAAGCTCGCGAAGTCATCCAGGCTGCGCAGCCCGAAGCCGCGCAGCAGCGGGGTGAGCTGCTCCTCGACGACTTCGCGGCGGCCCTGGGTCTCGGCGACGAACAGCACGCGCTGGGCATGCTCGCCGTTCAGGCGCTGCTTGAGAAAGCTGGCCAGCGCCTGGGTCGGGTCGGCGCTACGCGCATCGATGGCCAGGCTCGGCAGTGTCTGGTGGCCGAATTCGATGGCGTGGGCATTGGGCTCGCGCACCAGCTCGATGCGCTCGTGCTGCTTGATCAGGCCCAGCAGCTCATTGACCGGCACGAAGGCGCGATGCGGTGGCAGCAGCGGGCGGGTCGGGTCGACGCCCAGATTGGCGTAGCGTGTGGTGATGGCATCCCAGTGGCTCTCGGCCGCCTCGCGCACGCCGGGCAGCATGGCGATGCGCAGTTCGTCGCCCATGTGATCGAAGAGCGTCGCGGTCTCGTCGAAGAACAGCGGCAGATACTGCTCGAGCCCCGGCGAGGGAATGCCCTTGATGGCGTCGTTGTAGAGAATGCACTGGCGCGGGTCGACATCGAACAGCGTCTCGAAGCCCTCGCGGAAGCAGGCGATGGCGCCACGGGTCAGTGGATATTCATGTGCAGGCAGAATCTCGATCGCCTCGACCTTGTCGCCACTGCGCTGGGTGTCAGGGTCGAAGGCGCGCAGGGTGTCGATCTCGTCATCGAACAGATCGATGCGCAGCGGCTGCACGCTGCCCATGGGGAACAGGTCGATCAACGCGCCGCGCAGGGCGTATTCGCCTGGTTCATAGACCGTCTCCACGGCGCGGTAACCGGCCCGCGACAGGCGTGAGCGGAAATCCTCGCGATCGAGGATGTCACCCTTGGCGAGACTGAAGACCTGGCCTGCGATGTAATCCACCGGCGCGAGGCGCTGCATCAGGGTGTTGACCGGTACCGGCACGATGGCGCGGCGGCTGGTCTGCAGGGTACGCAGGGTGCGCAGACGCTCCGAGACGATGTCCTGGTGCGGTGAGAAGCTGTCGTAGGGCAGCGTTTCCCAGTCGGGGAAGGGCAGCAGGCGCTCGGGATGGCGCGTATAGAAGCGCAGGTCGGCTTCCAGGCGCTGGGCGCTGGCGGTATCCGGCGTGATGACCATCAGCGGCGCTACATCGGCATCGGCCAGGCGCGCCAGCGCCAGCGCCGCGGCGCTGGGGTCATTGAGCATCCAGAAGGTGGTTTCGCGGCGCGAGCGCGGCAACGGGGGCGTCAGCGGAGTCTCGAACATGGGCTCTGGTGTCTTGTGTCCTGGGCTTGGGCGCAACGCCTTGCGGCGTTCACGGCACGGGATGACGTCACGGGCAGGGCCCGAGTGAAATAAGGTGCTGGGTCAGTCGCTCATGGTGAGCGGCCCACGCATGCAGATGACGCTGAGCGACTCATGGGTGCAAGGCAGTCTCACGGGGGCACGGCACATTGGTGAGGGCACGGCACACTCAGGAGAGCAACAAGGCAGGCGCTTCAACGCAAGCTATCGCAGCGCAATGGGCTGCAGCGTCAGTCGCCGCCATGAAAGGAGTCGCGCTTGATCATAGCAAGTCAGTTGCTACATGGGGGCAAGTGATCCTCTTTTCAGCACCGTGGACACCGATGACCGAGCGCGGGATGGAGGAAGCGCTTTTGTAGTCAAATCGTTGATTCTGTAGCACTACTACCCTGCGTGCGACCATCCTTTCATTGTGGTGCATAGCCGCGTTACGCATACTCAGCTGGCCTTGTCCGGCGTCGCCAAGCGATCGGTGACGACCATCATTATTTGCCCGCACGTGAGAGGATGCACCCGTGAGCCAAGAGAATCTCGAAGCCTGTTTCAAGCAGTGGCAGGACAATGAAGCCCTCGCGGAGCAGATGATCCCGCTGTTGGGAGATCTCTACCGCCGCTTCAACGTCGTGCCCTCCATCTACGGGCGTTCGCTGATCAACCGCTCGATGGTGCGCATCCTCAAGAACCACCGCTGGGTGCGCAAGGCCGAAGGCGTCGAGCTGTCAGTGGAAGACACCTTCCCGCTGGTGCGCGCGATGATCGAGCTCAACCTGGGCCCGGCCCACGTCGATATCGGCAAGCTGGCCGTTGCCTTCAAGCGCTCCGACGAGACGGACATTACCGCCTTCCTCAAGCGTGAACTGGCCGATATCGTCGGTGGCTACGTCGAAGGCGGCATGGGTGGCGACCCGAAGGACGTCGTCCTGTATGGCTTCGGGCGTATCGGTCGCCTGTTGGCGCGCATCATGATCGAGAAGGCCGGCGGCGGTAACCTGCTGCGTCTGCGCGCCATCGTGGTGCGTGGCAGCAAGGATGACCTGGAAAAGCGGGCCAGCCTGCTGCGTCGCGACTCGGTGCACGGTCCCTTCGAGGGCAGCATCACCGTCGATGAGGAAAACTCGGCGCTGATCGTCAATGGCAACTACATCAAGATCATCTACGCCAACTCGCCCACCGAGATCGACTACACCGCGCACGGTATCGACAACGCCATCGTGGTCGACAACACCGGCAAGTGGCGTGACGAGGCCGGGTTGGGGCAGCACCTGGAGTGCAAGGGCGTGGCCAAGGTGCTGCTGACGGCGCCGGGCAAGGGCGATCTGAAGAACATCGTCTACGGCGTCAACCACACCGACATCAGCGATGATGACCGCATCATCTCCGCGGCTTCCTGTACTACCAATGCCATCGTGCCGGTGCTGAAGGTGCTGCACGATGAGTACGGTGTCAGCCAGGGCCACGTCGAGACGGTGCACTCCTATACCAACGACCAGAACCTGATCGACAACTTCCACAGTGGTGACCGTCGTGGGCGTGCCGCGGCGCTCAACATGGTGTTGACCGAGACTGGTGCCGCCAAGGCCGTCGCCAAGGCGCTGCCGGAGCTTTCCGGCAAGCTGACCGGCAATGCGATCCGCGTGCCGACGCCCAATGTCTCGATGGCGATCCTCAATCTGACGCTGAACACCGCAAGCGACGCCGAGCGCATGAACGACTTCCTGCGCACCGCCTCCCTGCATTCCTCACTGCAGAAGCAGATCGACTACGTCGATTCCTGTGAAGTGGTGTCCTCGGACTTCGTCGGCAACCGCCATTCCGGCATCGTCGATGGCCAGGCGACCATCGTCACCGACAAGCAGGCCGTCGTGTACGTGTGGTACGACAACGAGTTCGGTTACAGCTGTCAGGTGGTACGTATTCTGCAGCACATGTCCAACGTGCGTTTCAGCTACTTCCCGACGCGCTGAGTCAATGCGCCGCGCCTGTGGCGTGACTCGCGAAAAATTGAAATAAATACCTGCTGTTACAACGCCCCCGCCCTCAATGATGGCGGGGGCGTTGGCGTTTTCGGCGTGTGCACCACTTTAGTGTCGTATGGTCTTTCCGGCCTCGCATCTTTATAATGAGCCGGATTTTTTTGGGCCGGTCCAATCTCTGGGCTACACCTCCAACCGTCTGATAAGAAAAGCATTCACATTGCCTGATACGCGAAAATCGCGAGGCTGCCTGGTCAACTATCGGCCTCGAGGCGTATCTACGATGGGTGATCTTTCCTGAACAACATCAGATCCGACAATTGGGCGAGTCTATGATCGAAGTCAAACGTGGCCTGGATCTCCCCATCGCCGGGGCGCCGGAGCAGCGTATCGAGGATGCGCAGCCCGTTCGTCGCGTAGCGATCCTGGGTGTTGACTACGTCGGCATGAAGCCGACGATGGAAGTCCGTGAAGGGGACAAGGTGAAGCAGGGGCAACTCCTGTTCACTGACAAGAAGACCCCGGGCGTCCGTTACACCGCGCCTGCTGCCGGTACTGTGGTCGAGATCAATCGTGGCGAGAAGCGCAAGCTTCTGTCCGTGGTCATCGAGATCGACGCGCAGGGCGAAGCTGTGGAATTCACTGCACATGGCGACGCCGCCATTGCAGGTCTCGAACGTCAGGTCGTGGTCGACCAGCTGGTCGAGTCCGGTCTGTGGACGGCGCTGCGTACCCGCCCGTTCTCGCGCGTGCCGGCGCTGGATGCCAAGCCGGCAGCCATCTTCGTCACCGCCATCGATACTCACCCGCTGTCCGCGGACCCGGCCGTGGTCCTCAAGGGCCAGGAAGCCGCTTTCCGTCAGGGGCTCGTCGCACTGACGCGTCTGACCGAAGGCAAGGTCTTCCTGTGCCAGGCACCGGGGGCTGATATCCCGGGTGGCGACGTCTCCGGTGTGGTCAGCGAGTCCTTCAAGGGCCCGCACCCGGCGGGTCTGCCGGGCACGCACATCCATCACCTCGCGCCGGTCAGCCTGCAGCGTCAGGTCTGGCATGTCGGTTATCAGGATGTGGTCGCCATCGGTACGCTGCTGGCGGAAGGTCGCCTGGACACCACGCGCATCATCGCCGTCGGTGGCCCGCGTGCCACCAAGCCGCGCCTGCTGCGCACCCGTCTGGGCGCCAGCACCGAAGAGCTGCTCAAGGGCGAAGTCGAGCAGCCGGAAGACACGCGTGTCATCTCCGGTTCGGTGTTCTCCGGCCTGACCTGTGAAGGGGCGCTGCGTTTCGTCAGCCGCTACCACAATCAGGTGAGCCTGCTCGAGGAAGGCAACAAGCGTGCCTTCATGGGCTGGCTGTCGATGGGCGCCAAGCGTCACTCGGTGCTGGGTATCTACCTGTCGAAGCTGACCGGTCTGACCGACTACCGTCCGAATACCTCCACCAATGGCTCCGAGCGTGCCATGGTGCCGGTGGGCGCGTACGAGAAGGTCATGCCGCTGGACATTCTGCCGACGCAGCTGCTGCGTTCGCTGATCGTGGGTGATATCGAGACCGGCATGCAGCTTGGCTGCCTGGAGCTTGATGAAGAGGACCTCGCGCTGTGCACCTACGTGTGCCCGGGCAAGTACGAATACGGTCCCATCCTGCGTGACAACCTCACCACGATCGAGAAAGAGGTCTGATGATGGGCATTCGACAGACTCTGGATAACCTGGAGCCGCACTTCCACAAAGGTGGCAAGTACGAGAAGTTCTACGCGCTCTACGAAGCCGTGGACACCATTTTCTATGCGCCGGCGAGCGTCACGCGCAGCACCACCCACGTGCGTGATGGCATCGACCTGAAACGCATCATGATCACGGTCTGGATGTGTACCTTCCCGGCCATGTTCTTCGGCATGTACAACGCCGGTCTGCAGGCCAATGAGGCCATCGCGGGCGGTTACAGCGCGCTGGGCGGCTGGCGTGAAGCCATCGTCATGTTGCTGGCGGGCAGCCATGATGCCGGCAGCGTGTGGGCCAACTTCATCCTGGGCGCCACCTACTTCCTGCCCATCTATCTGGTGACCTTCGCGGTCGGCGGGTTCTGGGAAGTGCTGTTCGCGATGCGTCGCGGTCATGAGGTCAACGAAGGCTTCTTCGTCACCTCCGTGCTGTTCGCGCTGACACTGCCGGCGACCATTCCGCTGTGGCAGGTCGCGCTCGGCATCACCTTCGGTGTGGTGATCGGCAAGGAAGTCTTCGGCGGTACCGGCAAGAACTTCCTCAACCCGGCACTGTCCGGCCGTGCCTTCCTGTACTTCGCCTACCCGGCCAGCATTTCCGGCGACGCGGTCTGGGTGCCGGCGGATGGCTTCACCGGTGCGACCGCACTCTCCACTGCAGCCCAGGATGGCATGGGTGCCCTGATGCAGCAGATGAGCTGGACCGACGCCTTCCTCGGCTTCATTCCGGGCTCGGTGGGTGAGGTCTCCACACTGGCGATCTTCCTGGGTGCCGCAGTGCTGCTGTGGACGCGTATCGCCTCGTGGCGAATCATGCTGGGCGTCCTGCTGGGCATGATCGCGACCTCGGCGCTGTTCAATGCCATCGGCAGCGACACCAATGCCATGTTCGAGATGCCGTGGTACTGGCACATGGTCATCGGCGGCTTCGCCTTCGGTATGGTCTTCATGGCCACCGATCCGGTCTCCGCCTCCATGACCAACAAGGGCAAGCTGGTATTCGGTGCACTGATCGGCGTGATGACCGTGCTGATCCGTGTCGCCAACCCGGCCTTCCCCGAGGGCATCATGCTGGCGATCCTGTTCGCCAACCTGTTCGCTCCGCTGATCGACCACTTCGTCGTGCAGGCCAACATCAAGCGCCGCGTCAAGCGCGAGACTGCCGGCATCGCGAACGAGGAGACCGT
It includes:
- a CDS encoding mechanosensitive ion channel family protein: MAEQSATEAAADKLAAPAEEMINQWVEPLRQWVEQTFGLPLWGINLALLLLAVLLLHLIERVVLTRLAAHAEKSRNLWDDALVHGLRHPLSFWLYSMGVLLALGIIAGQFSLSGAEKYLGTARQIVTLLALAWALIRMVKRFEALRTMPPPGTNVNAMDATTASAISKLLRAVVVVLVGLAILQNLGVSLSGVLAFGGVGGIAVGFAARDLLANFFGALMIHLDRPFKVGDWIRSPDREIEGTVEDIGWRLTRIRTFDMRPLYVPNAIFTSISVENPSRMYNRRIFETVGLRYEDAAQVGPIVAAVREMLEGHDEIDQTRTQIVNFTTYGEHSLNFFVYVFTRTTDWVKYHAIKQDVLLKVHDIIREHDAQVALPGQRLHFADVLSFEGRHHEHDAEAENAAASSDTQTRGSRRRSDSTAAATSSSAPVRRGDEASDTQETPDADSDA
- a CDS encoding hypoxanthine-guanine phosphoribosyltransferase, which encodes MLTPTPETLTALHDEMREVMDNADCLIPQADLEVALDRMAVELTEHLGDRMPIFYCVMNGGLITAGQLLTRLDFPLEVDYLHATRYRGAMRGGELFWRVNPELPMAGRDVVIVDDILDEGGTLAAILEYCREAGARSVSSCVLVDKKHDRKAFPGFKADFCGLDVEDRFLFGFGMDYKGYWRNAPGIYAPKGL
- a CDS encoding S-methyl-5'-thioinosine phosphorylase; translation: MLAVIGGTGFGSWVGMEVLKRGGQETPLGAASCGVVEGRLNGQPLLFLARHGQPHKVPPHRINYRANLWALKQAGATHVVGVNCVSGIDPTLTPGTLVVPDQLIDYTTGREGSFFDGRFKPFQHVSFAWPYHRVWREELHAAAAEAGLPLTAGGVLGVVQGPRLETAAEIRLMARDGNTLVGMTGMPEAVLARELEMEYASLCLVISHAAGVGEEEPTRAGTESVIEAGMPRVQCLLAALLARHA
- the mfd gene encoding transcription-repair coupling factor, whose amino-acid sequence is MFETPLTPPLPRSRRETTFWMLNDPSAAALALARLADADVAPLMVITPDTASAQRLEADLRFYTRHPERLLPFPDWETLPYDSFSPHQDIVSERLRTLRTLQTSRRAIVPVPVNTLMQRLAPVDYIAGQVFSLAKGDILDREDFRSRLSRAGYRAVETVYEPGEYALRGALIDLFPMGSVQPLRIDLFDDEIDTLRAFDPDTQRSGDKVEAIEILPAHEYPLTRGAIACFREGFETLFDVDPRQCILYNDAIKGIPSPGLEQYLPLFFDETATLFDHMGDELRIAMLPGVREAAESHWDAITTRYANLGVDPTRPLLPPHRAFVPVNELLGLIKQHERIELVREPNAHAIEFGHQTLPSLAIDARSADPTQALASFLKQRLNGEHAQRVLFVAETQGRREVVEEQLTPLLRGFGLRSLDDFASFEHFVDSPAAVGLTVGGLTHGTWVASTQGEDALSSDDTDSYKGLVVITETELYGEVVRQSRRQARATDDNELAVRHLSELREGAPVVHHTHGVGRYLGLETINAGGQEAEFLALEYADGAKLYVPVDSLHLISRYSGASDELAPLHKLGSEQWEKAKRKAAEKIRDTAAELLDVYARREARVGHACDFPAEDYARFAASFPFEETPDQAQTIGAVIQDMCAPQPMDRVVCGDVGFGKTEVAMRAAFLAVNAGRQVVVLVPTTLLAQQHYDNFRDRFADTAVEIALLSRFTSGKGQEASLERIRNGQADIVIGTHKLLSKSLELPNMGLLIIDEEHRFGVSQKERLKSLRAEVDILTLTATPIPRTLNMAMSGIRDLSIIATPPARRLSVKTFVQQRNDGVVKEAILRELLRGGQVYVLHNEVKTIEESAARIAELVPEANVGVAHGQLPERSLERRMSDFYHKRFNVLVCSTIIETGIDIPSANTIIIERADKFGLAQLHQLRGRVGRSHHQAYAYLLTPHPKAMTRDAVKRLEAISESQDLGAGFTLASHDMEIRGAGELLGDEQSGQMETIGYSLYMEMLDRAVKAIKAGKTPNIESPLDEGVEVSLNLPALIPADYLHDVQQRLMMYKRISNAENASDLRELQVEMIDRFGLLPEPVKTLFRQTQLRQRAQALGIIKLEAGAGRGRIIFGAQTPVDPLTLVNLIQRQSDVYKLEGADTLRFATDMDDAEKRFSFCETLLDLLNAKTKAA
- a CDS encoding glyceraldehyde-3-phosphate dehydrogenase, yielding MSQENLEACFKQWQDNEALAEQMIPLLGDLYRRFNVVPSIYGRSLINRSMVRILKNHRWVRKAEGVELSVEDTFPLVRAMIELNLGPAHVDIGKLAVAFKRSDETDITAFLKRELADIVGGYVEGGMGGDPKDVVLYGFGRIGRLLARIMIEKAGGGNLLRLRAIVVRGSKDDLEKRASLLRRDSVHGPFEGSITVDEENSALIVNGNYIKIIYANSPTEIDYTAHGIDNAIVVDNTGKWRDEAGLGQHLECKGVAKVLLTAPGKGDLKNIVYGVNHTDISDDDRIISAASCTTNAIVPVLKVLHDEYGVSQGHVETVHSYTNDQNLIDNFHSGDRRGRAAALNMVLTETGAAKAVAKALPELSGKLTGNAIRVPTPNVSMAILNLTLNTASDAERMNDFLRTASLHSSLQKQIDYVDSCEVVSSDFVGNRHSGIVDGQATIVTDKQAVVYVWYDNEFGYSCQVVRILQHMSNVRFSYFPTR
- a CDS encoding Na(+)-translocating NADH-quinone reductase subunit A; the encoded protein is MIEVKRGLDLPIAGAPEQRIEDAQPVRRVAILGVDYVGMKPTMEVREGDKVKQGQLLFTDKKTPGVRYTAPAAGTVVEINRGEKRKLLSVVIEIDAQGEAVEFTAHGDAAIAGLERQVVVDQLVESGLWTALRTRPFSRVPALDAKPAAIFVTAIDTHPLSADPAVVLKGQEAAFRQGLVALTRLTEGKVFLCQAPGADIPGGDVSGVVSESFKGPHPAGLPGTHIHHLAPVSLQRQVWHVGYQDVVAIGTLLAEGRLDTTRIIAVGGPRATKPRLLRTRLGASTEELLKGEVEQPEDTRVISGSVFSGLTCEGALRFVSRYHNQVSLLEEGNKRAFMGWLSMGAKRHSVLGIYLSKLTGLTDYRPNTSTNGSERAMVPVGAYEKVMPLDILPTQLLRSLIVGDIETGMQLGCLELDEEDLALCTYVCPGKYEYGPILRDNLTTIEKEV
- a CDS encoding NADH:ubiquinone reductase (Na(+)-transporting) subunit B, which codes for MMGIRQTLDNLEPHFHKGGKYEKFYALYEAVDTIFYAPASVTRSTTHVRDGIDLKRIMITVWMCTFPAMFFGMYNAGLQANEAIAGGYSALGGWREAIVMLLAGSHDAGSVWANFILGATYFLPIYLVTFAVGGFWEVLFAMRRGHEVNEGFFVTSVLFALTLPATIPLWQVALGITFGVVIGKEVFGGTGKNFLNPALSGRAFLYFAYPASISGDAVWVPADGFTGATALSTAAQDGMGALMQQMSWTDAFLGFIPGSVGEVSTLAIFLGAAVLLWTRIASWRIMLGVLLGMIATSALFNAIGSDTNAMFEMPWYWHMVIGGFAFGMVFMATDPVSASMTNKGKLVFGALIGVMTVLIRVANPAFPEGIMLAILFANLFAPLIDHFVVQANIKRRVKRETAGIANEETV